One Chloroflexota bacterium genomic region harbors:
- a CDS encoding homocysteine S-methyltransferase family protein, with protein sequence MPMVDRSDALAPVRRLDDGVLLFDGAMGSNLNDYEDLDREAPEEDTLRYPDHVAKVYADYVAAGADFISTNTFGGNLIRLKRAGLLDQAESLNRRAAEMAREAAGDKAWVAGDIGQSGDFLEPLGEITPDEMHEAFAVQAEHLKAGGADILLCETFSDIQEVQIAIRAAKETGLPVFATMTYDINLHTMMGVAPADGLRACEEAGADVVGCNCGNGPEEMTQVLQQMVDAGPTRPLMAQSNAGVPELIAGKVCYTYPPERMVEFAAQWIDLGVRVIGSCCGSTNHTTNLLREMIDGRGCMANGG encoded by the coding sequence ATGCCCATGGTCGATCGCTCGGATGCCTTGGCCCCGGTACGCCGCCTCGATGACGGCGTGCTCTTGTTCGACGGCGCCATGGGCTCGAACCTCAACGACTATGAGGACCTCGATCGGGAAGCGCCCGAAGAAGACACGCTGCGCTACCCCGACCACGTCGCCAAGGTCTATGCCGACTATGTGGCCGCCGGCGCCGATTTCATCTCGACCAACACCTTCGGCGGCAACTTGATCCGTCTCAAGCGGGCCGGGCTGTTGGATCAGGCCGAATCGCTCAATCGCCGCGCCGCCGAGATGGCGCGTGAGGCGGCCGGCGACAAGGCCTGGGTGGCGGGCGACATTGGCCAGAGCGGGGACTTCCTCGAACCCCTGGGTGAGATTACGCCGGACGAGATGCACGAGGCCTTCGCCGTCCAAGCCGAGCACCTCAAGGCCGGCGGCGCCGACATCCTGCTGTGCGAAACCTTCAGCGACATCCAGGAAGTCCAGATCGCCATCAGGGCCGCCAAGGAAACGGGCCTGCCCGTCTTCGCCACCATGACCTACGACATCAACCTGCACACCATGATGGGCGTCGCGCCGGCCGATGGCCTCCGGGCCTGCGAGGAAGCGGGCGCCGACGTGGTCGGCTGCAATTGCGGCAATGGTCCTGAAGAGATGACGCAGGTCTTGCAGCAAATGGTGGACGCCGGACCCACGCGCCCGCTGATGGCGCAGTCGAATGCCGGCGTTCCCGAGCTCATCGCCGGCAAGGTCTGCTACACCTACCCGCCCGAGCGCATGGTCGAGTTCGCCGCGCAGTGGATCGATCTGGGCGTCCGCGTCATCGGGTCCTGCTGCGGCAGCACCAACCACACGACCAACCT